The Hydra vulgaris chromosome 11, alternate assembly HydraT2T_AEP genome contains a region encoding:
- the LOC136087156 gene encoding probable serine/threonine-protein kinase pdkA, translated as MRSFKLSKLPLNFSDLIGEGSSAKVYKSVVQKKIAAVKVFKIQFSKKRLWIVSDQLRQLKHKNIVQFYGFSLCPTALCFEICCVQLDDVIVHSLKDLLNILNDNNYYKLSERVDYITQACKGIDYLHTKNIIHRDIKPNNMLFLRELTLVSSKRLDVKNGNNEPQVIIENVPDSELERKQEQIKESKSNKSKKNKAETKLAQKSSQTNQNFSDSVKKDTSNDVKNENSACNILSMLTDEFNHCEPVKNDYVNQNTESNEANSSEKISSNKITVEDLEEIDLSACSTLQNSHLVEIGANSSEKDELLLDKFISRDLEEIDFSVQTILQDSHLEENEVNSSEKFLSDKIIVEEEIDLSACSTLQNSHLVKEVQSTLKYFYTGIT; from the exons atgagaaGTTTCAAGTTGTCTAAACTGCCTCTAAACTTCTCTGATTTAATTGGCGAAGGTAGTTCAGCTAAAGTGTACAAGTCAGTTGTACAGAAGAAAATTGCAgcagttaaagtttttaaaatccaatTTTCAAAGAAACGTTTATGGATAGTTTCTGATCAATTAAGACAACTCAAgcataaaaatattgttcaattcTATGGGTTTAGTTTATGCCCTACAGCTCTTTGTTTTGAGATTTGCTGTGTTCAACTTGATGATGTGATTGTACATTCGTTAAAAGATTTATTGAATATTCTAAATGAcaataattattacaaattaagTGAAAGGGTTGACTATATAACTCAAGCATGCAAAGGAATAGATTATCTccacacaaaaaatatcatacatCGGGATATCAAACCAAATAACATGCTA tttctcAGAGAATTGACTTTAGTAAGTAGTAAAAGATTGGATGTAAAAAATGGAAAT AACGAACCACAAGTCATTATTGAAAATGTTCCTGACTCG GAGTTAGAAAGGAAACAAGAGCAAATTAAGGAGTCAAAG agtaataaatcaaaaaaaaataaagctgaaACAAAACTGGCACAGAAATCGTCGCAAACAAATCAA aatttctCAGACTCAGTGAAGAAAGACACTTCTAATGATGTTAAAAATGAA aattcagCTTGTAATATTCTGAGTATGCTTACAGATGAATTT AACCATTGTGAACCAGTAAAGAATGATTATGTCAACCAAAATACAGAGAGT AATGAAGCTAATTCATcagaaaaaatttcatcaaacaaGATAACTGTTGAAG acttGGAAGAAATTGACCTAAGTGCTTGTAGCACATTACAAAATTCACATTTAGTAGag ATTGGAGCTAATTCTTCAGAAAAAGATGAACTCTTATTGGACAAGTTTATTAGTAGAG acttAGAAGAAATTGATTTCAGTGTTCAAACTATATTACAAGACTCACATTTAGAAGAG AATGAAGTTAATTCATCAGAAAAATTCTTATCAGACAAGATAATTGTTGAAG